The Aliidongia dinghuensis genome contains the following window.
TAGCCGAAATCCTCCCGTGAACGCACCGGCATCCTACTCGCGAGCATCAGCCAGCGGCAATGTTGTTGCGGCGTTGGAATAGACGTTGGCCGTATCGAAGAAGTTGATGCCGGCATCGAGCGCACGCTGAATGAACGGCCGGCCCGCGGCCTCGTCCAGCACCCAGCTATGGTTCCCCTTGGTCGGGTCGGCGTAGCTCATGCAGCCAAGCCCGATGCGCGAGACCTTGAGGCCGGTTCTTCCCAGATTGGCGTATTCCATGAGGAGGCCTATCCGTCGGTGAAGAGTGCGCGATCCATAACGGCGGGATCGTGAGGGATGAGCGGCTGGAAGCCCATCTGATCCAGGATGTCGCTCTTGATATCGACGCCCGGCGCCACTTCTGAGAGGACGACGCCTTCCGCCGTCAGCTTGAAGACGGCGCGTTCCGTCACGAACAGCGCTTCGTGGCCGAGCTTGAGCGCCTGCTGGCCGGAATAGGTGATCTGCTCGACCTTCGAAACGAGCTTCCGGACCGCGCCATGCTGCTGGATACGGATGCGCCCGGAGGCGATCTCCGCCTTGGTGCCCTTGGTGTCGAACGTGCCGCAGAACACGACCTTCTTGGCGTTCTGGGCGATATCCATGAAGCCGCCCGGGCCGACCGTGAGGCCGCCGAGCTTCGAGACATTGACATCGCCATGCTGGTCCAGCTCGCCGAAGCCGAGGAACGCGGTATCGAGCCCGCCGCCGGAATAGAAGTCGAACTGAGAGGGACCGTCGATCATGGCCGACGGGCTGCGTGCGAAGCCGAACAGCAGGCCGACGAGCAGCGAGCCGCCATAGGTGCCGTGCTCGATCGTCTGGTAGAAGCGCCCGACCTCGTCGCGCTCCGCCATCATCTTCGCGACGCCCTCGCCGATGCCGACGCCGAAGTTGATCACGTCGCCGTCGCGGAGCTCTCTATAGGCGCGGCGCGCGATGAGCGACCGCACGTTCAGGGGCTCGGGCGGATCGATGGTGATCGGGCCGCGCCGCTCGCCGGACAGCAGCGGGTCGTACGGCAGGTCGTAGCTCATCTGCTGGCCGGGATCGACGACCACCGCATCGACGATGGCGCCCGGTACGCGGACCGAGCGCGCCGGCAGGGAATTGAGATCAACCGCCGTGCGGACCTGGGCGATCACGATGCCGCCGGAATTATGCGCCGCGAGGGCGGCGGCATAGATGTCGACGTTGGCCGCTTCCTGGTCGAGGCTGATGTTGCCGTCCGCGTCGCCGAACGAGCCGCGAATGATGGCGACATTAATCGGGAAGGACTTGTACCAGAGCAGCTCCCGGCCACCGATCGTGACCAGCTCGACCAGATCCTCCTGGGCGGACCGGTTCATCTTGCCGCCCTGCTGGCGCGGATCGACGAAGGTGCCGAGCCCCACATGAGTGAACAGGCCCGGGCGCTTGCCGCCGATCTCGCGATAGAGCTGCATCACGCAGCCGCTCGGCAGCACATAGGCTTCGATCTTCTCGTCGCGCGCCATCTCCTGCATCTTGGGCGACCAGACCCAATGGCCGCCGATGACGCGCTTGACCAGGCCCTCACGGGCAAAGTGGTTCATCCCCTCCATCTTCTTGTCGCCGATGCCGAGCGCGTGGAGGACGGTCAGGTTGCGTGGGTAGCCGGTCGAGAGGAAGCGTCGGGAAACCGCGCGGAACACGTGGGTCGGCTCGACGAGCCCGCCGCCGCCGCCGATGAGCGCGACGGTGTCATGGTCCTTGATGAGGCGGACGGCCTCGTCGGCCGACATGAACTTGTTGCGCGTCATGCCCGAAGCTCCTGATTGGGCAGCTCCTGATTGGGCAGCTCCTGGCCGACCAGCTCCGGCCGGCGCGGCACCATCAGCCGATGTTCGCCTTCCTGCACGATCTCGTCGCGCTGATTGGTCAATTGCATCTCGATGAACAGGATGCCCATCGCCGGCATGCTCTTGGACGGCCGCGCCTCGCGGACCTTGAACTTCACCTGCAGCGTGTCGCCGATCTGGATCGGCCGCTTGAAGTTCCAGGACCAGCCGAGCGCGATGCCGTCGCGGAAATAGGCTGACTGGACCTTCAGCCCATCCGTCAGCGACAGGCCCATGAGGCCATGGGCGATGCGCCCACCGAACTCGGTCGTGCGCGCGTAAGTCTCGTCGAAATGGACCGGGGAAAAGTCGCCGGAGACGCCGGCGTAGGCCAGGATATGACCTTCGGTAACGGTGACGCGCGGCGTCACGCGCTCCTCGCCCACCGTGATGTCGTCGAAGTAGTTGCCGGGCAGCATTGTCGGTTCCTTACGAAGCGAGTGCAGCGAGGGAGGGCGTGAGAGACGGCACGAGCAGGATGCGTCCGACGGCTTCGCGATTGGCGAGCTCGCGATGCGCCTCGGCCGCGTCTTCGAGCGCCATCCGCTTCCAGACGACCGGGTCGAGCCCGTGCTCGTGCATGAAGTCCAAGATCTCGCGGAGATCCGCGCCGGACGCGCTCTGCACGCCCCGGATCTCCCATTCCTTGATGATCAGCAGGCCGAGGTTGAGCTCGATCGGCTTGCCGTGCAGCTCGCCGATGACGACGCAGCGCCCGCCAGGCGCCAGGCTGCGGAGCGCGCCATGAAAGGTCGGCGAGCCGATGAGCTCGACGACGAGATCGACGCCGCGACCGCCGGTCAGCCGTCGGACCTCCTCGCCGAAGGTGCCGTCGCGGCTGACGACGACCTCGTCCGCGTGCGCAGCCTTCAGGGGTGCGACCTTGTCGGCGGTGCTGGTGATGGCGATGCTGCGGCCGCCGAGGGCCTTGACGATCTGGATGGCGGCCAGCCCCAGCCCGCCGCTGGCGCCGGTGATGACCACCGTCTGGCCCGGCTCGATCTTGCCGATCTGCCGGATCGCCTTGTAGGGCGGGCCATAGACGCAGGCGGCAAAGCAGGCGTGGTCGAGCGGCATGCCGGCCGGCACCTTGACCAGATTGCTGGCGAGCAGGACGGCATATTCGGCATAGCCCCCGTCGCGGGTCTGGCCGATGTCGCCATGGGTCTGCCGGCAGAGCGAAGGCCGGCCCTTGAGGCAATCCTGGCAA
Protein-coding sequences here:
- a CDS encoding alcohol dehydrogenase catalytic domain-containing protein, with product MRAVILNEFGGPDVLRCTEVPRPQPGPGEVLVRIACCGVCHLDLILRSGMRSRVQPPRILGHELAGEVIETGADVQGLVPGDRVASFNFQACGHCQDCLKGRPSLCRQTHGDIGQTRDGGYAEYAVLLASNLVKVPAGMPLDHACFAACVYGPPYKAIRQIGKIEPGQTVVITGASGGLGLAAIQIVKALGGRSIAITSTADKVAPLKAAHADEVVVSRDGTFGEEVRRLTGGRGVDLVVELIGSPTFHGALRSLAPGGRCVVIGELHGKPIELNLGLLIIKEWEIRGVQSASGADLREILDFMHEHGLDPVVWKRMALEDAAEAHRELANREAVGRILLVPSLTPSLAALAS
- a CDS encoding aldo/keto reductase; amino-acid sequence: MEYANLGRTGLKVSRIGLGCMSYADPTKGNHSWVLDEAAGRPFIQRALDAGINFFDTANVYSNAATTLPLADARE
- a CDS encoding acyl CoA:acetate/3-ketoacid CoA transferase is translated as MTRNKFMSADEAVRLIKDHDTVALIGGGGGLVEPTHVFRAVSRRFLSTGYPRNLTVLHALGIGDKKMEGMNHFAREGLVKRVIGGHWVWSPKMQEMARDEKIEAYVLPSGCVMQLYREIGGKRPGLFTHVGLGTFVDPRQQGGKMNRSAQEDLVELVTIGGRELLWYKSFPINVAIIRGSFGDADGNISLDQEAANVDIYAAALAAHNSGGIVIAQVRTAVDLNSLPARSVRVPGAIVDAVVVDPGQQMSYDLPYDPLLSGERRGPITIDPPEPLNVRSLIARRAYRELRDGDVINFGVGIGEGVAKMMAERDEVGRFYQTIEHGTYGGSLLVGLLFGFARSPSAMIDGPSQFDFYSGGGLDTAFLGFGELDQHGDVNVSKLGGLTVGPGGFMDIAQNAKKVVFCGTFDTKGTKAEIASGRIRIQQHGAVRKLVSKVEQITYSGQQALKLGHEALFVTERAVFKLTAEGVVLSEVAPGVDIKSDILDQMGFQPLIPHDPAVMDRALFTDG
- a CDS encoding MaoC family dehydratase: MLPGNYFDDITVGEERVTPRVTVTEGHILAYAGVSGDFSPVHFDETYARTTEFGGRIAHGLMGLSLTDGLKVQSAYFRDGIALGWSWNFKRPIQIGDTLQVKFKVREARPSKSMPAMGILFIEMQLTNQRDEIVQEGEHRLMVPRRPELVGQELPNQELPNQELRA